A genome region from Thiohalophilus sp. includes the following:
- the phnD gene encoding phosphate/phosphite/phosphonate ABC transporter substrate-binding protein, producing MGWIKRLIVILLATALIGCGDETVPPVNVGEVSSEADPSALVLIVHPYDTPSRIISRFQPLADYLQQQTGRQVKIEVALSYRDQIRRLARNEADLAYIGPTPYLRAHDHYLKGAERNLQLIAAEVGGDKTGYHSVLVVRSGSEIRAVDDVRHHTVAFGSPHSFSSHYVPRVMLARAGIQLSDLKDYAFLRRHERVALAVLHGDFDMGGLRKAIAERYLDRGLRIVEESPSLPAHVIAAAPDFDTELAKRLREILISASEDIAKDFQPFGQPVRFIPVEDSDFSLARAVVRTVEDGCPQEALPW from the coding sequence ATGGGGTGGATTAAACGCCTGATAGTGATATTGCTGGCAACCGCCCTGATCGGTTGTGGCGACGAGACGGTTCCGCCGGTGAATGTCGGGGAGGTTTCTTCCGAAGCCGATCCGTCGGCCCTGGTCTTGATCGTACATCCTTATGATACCCCGAGCCGGATCATCAGTCGTTTTCAACCGCTGGCCGATTATCTTCAACAGCAGACGGGTCGCCAGGTAAAGATCGAGGTGGCGCTGTCCTACCGGGATCAAATCCGTCGGCTTGCCCGTAACGAGGCGGATCTGGCCTATATCGGTCCCACGCCCTATCTGCGGGCGCACGATCACTATCTGAAGGGCGCCGAGCGCAATCTTCAGCTAATAGCGGCCGAGGTCGGTGGGGACAAAACCGGCTACCACAGCGTGCTCGTGGTTCGCTCCGGCAGTGAGATCCGCGCAGTGGATGATGTGCGCCATCATACCGTGGCTTTTGGATCGCCCCATTCATTCAGCAGTCACTATGTACCACGCGTGATGCTGGCCCGAGCCGGTATACAACTCAGTGATCTGAAGGATTATGCCTTTTTGCGTCGCCATGAGCGGGTTGCCCTGGCGGTGTTACATGGTGATTTTGACATGGGCGGATTGCGCAAGGCGATTGCCGAACGTTACCTGGATCGGGGGTTGCGTATCGTGGAAGAGTCCCCGAGCCTGCCCGCCCATGTGATTGCCGCCGCGCCGGATTTTGATACAGAACTGGCAAAGCGCCTGCGGGAAATACTGATTTCGGCAAGCGAGGATATTGCAAAGGATTTTCAGCCCTTCGGTCAGCCGGTCCGGTTTATTCCTGTCGAGGACAGCGACTTTTCCCTGGCGCGCGCGGTGGTGCGTACCGTTGAAGACGGTTGCCCACAGGAGGCCTTGCCGTGGTAA
- a CDS encoding HAMP domain-containing sensor histidine kinase, which translates to MVRQRRITLSGLISLYAGGALVVLALILGVVMQQSISRVLDDALRDKAGALARQLAIVSLDSVLTYDYGTLERYVNDLGAGRDMVYVRVQREDGELLAEAGNRERAGDSSVITIAEPVNLAGRDIGEVLVAYDRRAVDQTVGLLTLAGLVGLLVLTVILFYLLRQLLRERLVEPVRALANSVNPMYSDAPLAMPLKQNVPEEIEQLAEMFSRLQSDIHRHIDELEQANRLARSATARLCQEQRLATIGQMAAGLAHGLNTPLGNIIGYAQQGSREIPDERGAHRFQVIERQARKCSQIVGDLLASARAPKTVIQRLDLDNLVRSTVTLIRPVIRDHGVTTVEINSYGPCWVYGDVSGLEQILFNLFNNAAQAGATALQLTLQCNEDEGVLLVQDNGSGIDNAHRKKIFEPFFTTKDAGTGTGLGLYLCRTLLQSMNGNIELVEDTAGQTLFRLQLPVAETRTSEKANQA; encoded by the coding sequence GTGGTAAGGCAACGCCGCATCACTTTGTCCGGGCTGATCAGCCTCTATGCGGGCGGGGCCCTGGTGGTTCTGGCCCTGATTTTGGGCGTGGTGATGCAACAAAGCATCAGTCGCGTACTGGACGATGCCTTGCGTGACAAGGCCGGCGCCCTGGCCCGGCAACTGGCGATCGTCTCCCTGGATTCGGTGCTGACCTACGATTACGGTACCCTCGAACGTTATGTCAATGATCTCGGTGCCGGGCGGGACATGGTTTATGTCCGGGTGCAACGCGAGGACGGTGAGTTGCTGGCCGAGGCAGGCAACCGTGAGCGGGCGGGGGATAGTTCGGTTATCACGATTGCCGAACCCGTCAACCTGGCCGGGCGCGATATTGGTGAAGTGCTGGTGGCCTATGATCGCCGGGCAGTCGATCAGACTGTCGGGCTGCTGACCCTGGCCGGTCTTGTCGGCTTGCTGGTATTGACGGTGATCCTGTTCTATTTGTTACGTCAACTGCTGCGCGAGCGACTGGTCGAACCGGTCCGCGCCCTGGCCAACAGTGTCAACCCGATGTACAGCGATGCACCCTTGGCCATGCCGTTGAAACAAAATGTGCCCGAGGAGATCGAGCAACTGGCGGAAATGTTTTCGCGCCTGCAAAGTGACATTCACCGTCATATTGACGAACTGGAACAGGCCAACCGCCTGGCCCGCAGCGCCACGGCGCGCTTGTGCCAGGAACAGCGGCTGGCCACTATCGGGCAGATGGCGGCCGGGCTGGCCCACGGGTTGAATACCCCGCTGGGTAATATCATCGGCTATGCCCAGCAGGGCAGCCGGGAAATTCCGGATGAACGCGGCGCGCATCGTTTCCAGGTCATCGAACGTCAGGCGCGTAAATGCTCGCAGATCGTCGGCGATCTGCTGGCTTCCGCGCGAGCGCCCAAGACGGTGATTCAGCGGCTGGATCTGGATAATCTGGTGCGTTCCACTGTTACCCTGATTCGTCCGGTGATTCGCGATCATGGTGTGACGACTGTCGAAATCAATAGCTATGGCCCATGCTGGGTCTATGGGGATGTCAGTGGGCTGGAGCAGATTCTTTTTAATTTATTTAACAATGCGGCCCAGGCCGGTGCCACGGCATTGCAGCTCACGCTGCAGTGTAACGAAGACGAAGGGGTACTGCTGGTACAGGATAACGGTTCGGGCATTGACAACGCGCACCGTAAAAAAATATTCGAACCCTTTTTTACCACCAAGGATGCCGGGACCGGAACCGGGCTGGGCCTGTATCTGTGCCGGACCCTGCTGCAATCCATGAACGGCAATATTGAACTGGTCGAGGATACCGCCGGCCAGACGCTGTTTCGTTTACAATTACCCGTCGCCGAAACCCGGACCAGCGAAAAGGCAAATCAGGCATGA
- a CDS encoding porin — MKKTTIATLVAAMMAVPAMSAQAADNEVNVYGQIRLSVDNNSDDFGAGSEGTGMKSNSSRLGVKGSMPTTLSGTDLIYKAEIRYGAADEKTAEIEWREGYGGLKGSWGKLRAGRLSVHYKTSGTKIDPWTDNIPQGRQSSKQGMSSLHSSYFNNALEYITPKFGNLSAGVWHSMQFDGETGAPTDKVGTIHNAGPINKYKGGTASGAGVRYTDKNWFVSADVLDIDADSVTSANMANGSGSQLAVRYKSGPFSIAAFYEDVEDLGLGTNTYLNGIYRVGHTRLIATLGSNSDATQFGNQDIDTWSLGAKYDLTKKSELFAAFNSRDEGANTFDTFTVGLNAKFGY, encoded by the coding sequence ATGAAAAAGACAACAATCGCGACGCTGGTAGCAGCCATGATGGCAGTGCCGGCCATGTCGGCACAGGCGGCGGATAATGAAGTCAACGTCTACGGGCAGATTCGCCTGTCGGTCGATAACAACTCGGATGATTTTGGTGCTGGCAGCGAAGGTACCGGTATGAAAAGCAACTCGTCACGTCTGGGTGTGAAAGGCAGCATGCCGACCACACTGAGCGGGACCGATCTGATCTACAAGGCGGAAATCCGTTATGGGGCGGCGGATGAAAAAACTGCCGAGATCGAATGGCGTGAAGGTTATGGCGGCCTCAAAGGTAGCTGGGGCAAGCTGCGTGCCGGACGTCTGAGCGTGCATTACAAGACCAGCGGGACAAAAATCGATCCCTGGACGGATAATATTCCGCAGGGTCGGCAAAGCAGTAAACAGGGTATGTCTTCGTTGCATTCCAGTTATTTTAATAACGCACTGGAATATATTACCCCGAAATTCGGCAACCTGAGCGCCGGTGTCTGGCATTCCATGCAGTTTGATGGCGAGACTGGTGCCCCCACCGATAAAGTCGGCACGATTCATAATGCCGGCCCGATTAACAAATATAAGGGCGGCACGGCGTCCGGCGCCGGCGTGCGGTATACCGACAAGAACTGGTTCGTATCCGCGGATGTGCTGGATATCGACGCCGATAGCGTGACCTCGGCGAATATGGCCAATGGGTCGGGTTCGCAACTGGCTGTGCGCTACAAGTCCGGGCCGTTTTCCATTGCCGCATTTTATGAGGACGTGGAAGATCTGGGGTTGGGAACCAACACCTATCTGAACGGTATCTATCGGGTCGGTCACACACGCCTGATCGCAACGCTGGGCAGTAACAGCGATGCCACCCAGTTTGGTAACCAGGATATCGACACCTGGAGCCTGGGCGCCAAATACGATCTGACCAAAAAATCCGAGCTGTTTGCCGCATTCAACAGCCGCGATGAAGGTGCCAACACTTTCGATACGTTCACGGTTGGGTTGAATGCCAAGTTCGGCTATTGA
- a CDS encoding sulfurtransferase → MFGVLLFALASLSHAERDFLVDSVWLESNIDDPDMVLLEVRYHPHRYYTVGHIPGAVQVQRFKDLGDNRAVPLMRFPSKADFQSTLRGWGVNNDSLVVIYDDSRTALASRVYFLLELYGFDMSRVKILEGGTIEWTAFNELSKDKAKVNPGNVTLKPANPRLFVEWEDVYEDVLSRRDPDVVLLDARPQDMYTGEVIRHSIRGGHIPGAVNIVSLEGTDGQSQKWLSNEKLAYLYRSIPKDKRVYVYCHDGFRMSLAYMQLKKLGYKDVRLYNGGWSHWGNALTLPVVEGEEPYDAEYAL, encoded by the coding sequence ATGTTCGGTGTTTTGCTTTTCGCATTGGCCTCGCTTTCTCATGCCGAACGCGATTTTCTGGTCGATTCGGTCTGGCTTGAATCAAATATCGACGATCCGGACATGGTCTTGCTGGAGGTGCGTTATCACCCGCATCGCTATTATACGGTAGGCCACATTCCCGGGGCGGTGCAGGTGCAGCGTTTCAAGGACCTGGGTGACAATCGTGCGGTTCCCCTGATGCGGTTTCCCTCAAAAGCCGATTTTCAGTCAACATTGCGTGGCTGGGGCGTGAATAACGACTCGCTGGTGGTTATCTACGACGATTCGCGCACGGCGCTGGCCTCCAGAGTCTATTTTCTGCTCGAGCTGTACGGTTTTGATATGTCCAGGGTGAAAATCCTGGAAGGCGGGACCATCGAATGGACGGCATTTAATGAGCTGAGCAAGGACAAAGCCAAAGTCAATCCAGGCAATGTGACACTCAAACCCGCCAATCCGCGACTTTTCGTGGAATGGGAAGATGTTTATGAAGATGTTCTCTCACGCCGTGATCCCGATGTGGTGTTGCTGGATGCCCGCCCGCAGGATATGTACACCGGCGAGGTGATTCGTCATTCGATCCGCGGCGGGCATATTCCCGGTGCTGTCAATATCGTCAGTCTGGAGGGTACCGACGGCCAGAGCCAGAAATGGCTTTCAAATGAAAAACTGGCATACCTGTATCGATCCATTCCAAAAGACAAGCGGGTCTATGTTTATTGTCATGATGGTTTTCGTATGAGCCTGGCGTATATGCAGCTCAAGAAACTGGGGTATAAGGATGTGAGACTTTACAATGGCGGCTGGTCTCACTGGGGGAACGCACTGACCTTGCCGGTTGTGGAAGGGGAGGAACCCTACGATGCCGAGTATGCCCTGTAG